The following are from one region of the uncultured Hyphomonas sp. genome:
- a CDS encoding LuxR C-terminal-related transcriptional regulator: MALATEPLRQFFRDCHDAATLLELNDATASYYKSTPVVMASYLHYPPVGARDFDGQIRVGEYGYPKDWRETYLAEQLHLCDPLARRAVNFTRPYFWSEASQLPNLTPEEKHYLQRVAAQNLGEGIGIPLFGPAGRNGYAALGFGRGNVPSTDQVLELQTAAQMGHLAYCRLLLRDLPDGTNLSAREREILRWVARGRTNSQIAEVLHLSRNTVETYIRRSFEKLDVNDRVSAALRGIALGIVD; the protein is encoded by the coding sequence ATGGCACTCGCCACCGAGCCACTTCGCCAATTTTTCCGGGATTGCCACGATGCGGCAACGCTCCTGGAGCTCAATGATGCGACAGCGAGCTATTACAAATCCACTCCGGTCGTGATGGCCAGCTATTTACATTACCCACCGGTCGGGGCCCGCGATTTCGATGGTCAGATCCGGGTTGGGGAATACGGCTACCCAAAGGACTGGCGGGAAACCTATCTCGCAGAGCAGCTGCATTTGTGTGATCCGCTCGCGCGGAGGGCGGTGAATTTCACGCGGCCGTATTTCTGGTCCGAAGCGTCGCAACTGCCGAACCTGACACCGGAAGAAAAGCACTACCTGCAACGCGTCGCCGCGCAGAATCTGGGCGAAGGAATTGGTATTCCGCTCTTCGGTCCTGCCGGCCGGAACGGATACGCGGCGCTCGGCTTTGGACGCGGAAATGTCCCGTCAACGGACCAGGTGCTCGAATTGCAGACCGCAGCTCAGATGGGGCACCTTGCCTATTGCCGCCTGCTGTTGCGGGATTTGCCGGACGGGACGAACTTGTCTGCCCGCGAGCGGGAGATCCTCCGCTGGGTCGCCCGGGGGCGAACCAATTCTCAGATTGCAGAAGTCCTTCACCTGTCGCGTAATACGGTCGAAACCTATATCCGGCGCAGCTTTGAGAAGCTCGATGTGAATGACCGCGTCTCCGCCGCCCTCAGGGGCATCGCCCTCGGCATCGTGGACTGA
- a CDS encoding mitochondrial fission ELM1 family protein: protein MSEPGSLGPSVWAVSDGRAGNAAQVRAVVHALGETRRWMKIGHIPGEAHRSAPIVLTPRIPWTWLPADRWPSPLSALPADQRPQLQAPWPTVWIAAGRRSAAFTRAVREWSGGRTLTVQILDPHISPDNFDLLVTPKHDAVTGPNVIQTVGSPSYFSPHDIEETAQAFADLADERGKSAIVILGGDSKAHTFSEAAADRIDSQLRTLAGQGWRLRITASRRTPDPIRARFRQMADDIGAKFWSGTEDGPNPYIAWLTFSDVAIVTEDSANMLSDAAWHGLPLHIARLEGRSDKFDKLHDSLIANGAARWFDGLLETWTYAPLREADRVADAIVDKLLERYPQPDMGQSDKVAAPDWLS from the coding sequence ATGTCTGAGCCGGGATCGCTCGGACCCTCAGTCTGGGCGGTCTCTGATGGCCGCGCAGGCAACGCTGCCCAGGTGCGCGCGGTGGTCCATGCGCTCGGCGAAACGCGCCGGTGGATGAAGATCGGCCACATCCCCGGTGAAGCTCACCGGTCTGCCCCGATCGTTCTGACCCCGCGCATCCCATGGACCTGGCTGCCGGCAGATCGCTGGCCCTCGCCCCTTTCTGCCCTGCCTGCAGACCAGCGCCCGCAATTGCAGGCCCCCTGGCCTACCGTATGGATCGCCGCTGGACGGCGGTCTGCGGCCTTCACACGTGCCGTCCGCGAATGGTCCGGCGGGCGTACACTGACCGTCCAGATCCTTGATCCGCATATTTCACCGGACAATTTCGACCTGTTGGTCACCCCGAAACATGACGCTGTGACAGGCCCCAATGTGATCCAGACGGTCGGATCCCCCTCGTACTTCTCACCGCATGACATTGAGGAGACGGCTCAGGCGTTCGCAGACCTGGCCGACGAGCGCGGCAAGAGCGCCATCGTGATCCTGGGCGGAGACAGCAAGGCACACACATTTTCAGAGGCGGCCGCTGACCGGATCGATAGCCAGTTGCGGACACTTGCCGGACAAGGCTGGCGCCTGCGGATAACCGCCTCGCGCCGGACACCCGACCCGATCCGGGCACGGTTCCGCCAGATGGCCGACGATATCGGCGCGAAATTCTGGTCGGGCACAGAAGATGGTCCGAACCCCTACATCGCATGGCTGACATTTTCAGATGTGGCCATCGTGACAGAAGACAGTGCCAACATGCTGTCGGACGCCGCCTGGCACGGCCTGCCTTTGCATATCGCCCGGCTTGAGGGCCGGTCCGATAAATTCGACAAGCTGCACGACAGCCTGATCGCCAATGGCGCGGCCCGCTGGTTTGACGGCTTGCTGGAGACCTGGACCTATGCGCCCCTTCGCGAAGCGGACCGGGTTGCCGATGCGATTGTGGACAAGCTTCTGGAGCGCTATCCGCAGCCGGACATGGGCCAATCGGACAAGGTGGCCGCGCCTGATTGGCTAAGCTGA
- a CDS encoding TetR family transcriptional regulator, giving the protein MPRRTAEQAEATRAAILDAARGRFAEEGFSASIASIVAGAGVTKGALFHHFPSKLDLFREVWIDLQTRMEEEARSEARKMSGENDPYIQFLTGARVYLEWAARPEYFKIVLYEGPVVLGLQGWYESNRNLGQSSVRQAMEALAERGRIAPGRVNSYSVLVQSALNGAGFALAEGLDGLTPDEVYEAFEAMIRSLH; this is encoded by the coding sequence ATGCCGAGGAGAACTGCAGAACAGGCAGAAGCCACCCGCGCTGCCATCCTTGATGCAGCCCGGGGCCGATTTGCCGAAGAAGGCTTCAGTGCCAGCATTGCCAGCATCGTTGCCGGGGCAGGGGTGACGAAGGGGGCTTTGTTCCACCATTTCCCCAGTAAGTTGGATCTGTTCCGTGAGGTCTGGATCGACCTGCAGACGCGAATGGAAGAGGAAGCGCGCTCGGAAGCCCGCAAGATGAGCGGCGAAAATGACCCGTATATCCAGTTCCTGACCGGCGCACGGGTATATCTGGAATGGGCCGCCCGCCCGGAATATTTCAAGATTGTCCTGTATGAAGGCCCCGTCGTGCTTGGCTTGCAGGGATGGTACGAGTCCAACCGCAACCTCGGCCAAAGCAGTGTTCGTCAGGCGATGGAGGCGTTGGCCGAGCGGGGACGCATCGCGCCGGGCCGTGTGAACTCCTATTCGGTGCTGGTTCAGTCTGCGCTGAACGGCGCGGGGTTTGCGCTCGCAGAGGGGCTCGACGGTCTGACGCCGGATGAGGTTTACGAGGCCTTCGAAGCCATGATCCGCAGCCTGCACTAG
- a CDS encoding MBL fold metallo-hydrolase — MTETPANQPKLEIRIIPVTPLQQNTSMIWSTETMEGVFIDPGGEVDKLMGAAEEFGVKIVAVWLTHGHMDHAGAAAAVAERTGCPVIGPHEDDQWLLDEIETQGAKYGIKDGKNVTPDRYLHDGDVLELAGNKFGVVHTPGHTPGHVVIYSQEGGLAFVGDVLFRGSVGRTDFPRGNQQQLIDSITSKLWPLGPQMRFVPGHGPLSTFGQERQDNPFVADEVTGYEGTAKQTPDEISQKLSKRWS; from the coding sequence ATGACTGAGACACCTGCCAACCAGCCCAAGCTCGAGATCCGGATCATTCCGGTCACGCCCCTGCAGCAGAACACGTCCATGATCTGGTCGACCGAGACCATGGAAGGCGTCTTCATCGATCCGGGCGGTGAGGTGGACAAGCTCATGGGCGCCGCAGAAGAGTTCGGCGTGAAGATCGTGGCCGTCTGGCTGACGCATGGCCACATGGACCATGCAGGCGCTGCTGCGGCCGTCGCGGAACGAACAGGCTGCCCCGTGATCGGCCCGCATGAGGACGACCAGTGGCTGCTCGACGAGATCGAAACCCAGGGCGCAAAATACGGCATCAAGGACGGCAAGAACGTCACGCCCGACCGCTACCTGCATGATGGCGACGTGCTCGAACTGGCAGGCAACAAATTCGGTGTCGTGCACACGCCCGGACACACGCCGGGACATGTGGTCATCTATTCCCAGGAAGGCGGGCTGGCCTTCGTCGGCGATGTCCTGTTCCGCGGCTCTGTCGGACGGACGGATTTCCCGCGTGGGAACCAGCAGCAACTGATCGACTCGATCACCAGCAAGCTCTGGCCCCTCGGACCGCAGATGCGTTTTGTCCCCGGTCACGGCCCGCTGTCCACCTTCGGTCAGGAACGGCAGGACAACCCGTTCGTGGCCGATGAAGTGACCGGGTATGAGGGAACCGCAAAGCAGACGCCGGACGAGATCAGCCAGAAGCTGTCAAAGCGCTGGAGCTGA
- the greA gene encoding transcription elongation factor GreA → MERIPMTAEGHAALQAELKNLKSVERPNIIAAIAEARAHGDLSENAEYHAAKEKQSFIEGRISELDDKLARADVIDVSKLTGGKIRFGATVSLIDVDSEEESSYKIVGDDEANVKEGKISISSPIARALIGKEEGDEAEVAAPAGARAYEITKVEYR, encoded by the coding sequence ATGGAACGCATTCCCATGACCGCAGAAGGCCATGCTGCGCTTCAGGCTGAGCTCAAGAACCTCAAATCGGTTGAGCGCCCGAACATCATTGCGGCGATTGCCGAAGCACGCGCCCATGGTGACCTGTCGGAAAACGCCGAATACCATGCCGCCAAAGAGAAACAGAGCTTCATCGAAGGCCGTATCAGCGAGCTGGACGACAAACTCGCCCGCGCTGACGTAATCGACGTGTCCAAGCTGACCGGCGGAAAAATCCGCTTTGGCGCGACAGTTTCCCTGATCGACGTCGATTCCGAAGAGGAATCCTCTTACAAGATCGTCGGAGACGACGAGGCAAATGTGAAGGAAGGCAAGATTTCCATCTCCTCCCCGATTGCCCGCGCCCTGATCGGCAAGGAAGAAGGCGATGAAGCCGAGGTGGCCGCCCCCGCCGGGGCCCGCGCCTACGAAATCACCAAAGTCGAGTACCGGTAA
- a CDS encoding M48 family metallopeptidase encodes MPRQPGGRYRGSGGIARVLRSRFGLLLVAAIGLFLYWQMNQKPVPFSGRKQLNTVSIEQEVTLGQQSYLQILNQERRQGNAVLCANEACAGEEAALTDTVRGIGARLQAAAVELEQELLDDGYAFTPVADTFDWTYYVVRSATPNAFCLPGGYVAVYTGILDITGNYDGRFDMEDLSDPDKLAVVMGHEIGHALAHHGAERMSQQQVMQMGQMAVGVSMGDMDASQRRAIMQAFGIAAQGGMLKFSREHETEADKIGLDLLVRACYDPREAPELWQRMGKISGGQRPPEWMSTHPASETRAENFRKWMPEAIAEYESRCGPLR; translated from the coding sequence ATGCCGAGGCAACCCGGCGGGAGGTATCGCGGCAGCGGTGGCATCGCACGCGTTTTGCGAAGCCGTTTTGGTCTGCTCCTGGTCGCGGCCATCGGCCTCTTTCTTTATTGGCAGATGAACCAGAAGCCGGTGCCGTTTTCCGGCCGCAAGCAGCTGAACACCGTCTCCATCGAGCAGGAGGTGACGCTGGGCCAGCAATCGTACCTGCAGATCCTGAACCAGGAGCGGCGCCAGGGGAACGCCGTGCTATGCGCCAATGAGGCCTGTGCGGGCGAAGAGGCGGCGCTGACCGACACGGTGCGCGGGATCGGCGCGCGCCTGCAGGCGGCGGCTGTCGAGCTTGAACAGGAGCTTTTGGATGACGGCTATGCCTTCACGCCGGTCGCGGACACGTTCGACTGGACCTATTATGTGGTTCGGTCTGCCACGCCCAATGCCTTCTGCCTGCCGGGTGGCTATGTTGCGGTCTATACCGGCATTCTGGATATCACCGGCAATTATGATGGCAGGTTCGACATGGAAGACCTGTCGGATCCGGACAAGCTGGCCGTCGTGATGGGGCACGAAATTGGTCATGCGCTGGCGCACCATGGGGCCGAGCGGATGAGCCAGCAGCAGGTGATGCAGATGGGCCAGATGGCCGTTGGCGTGTCCATGGGGGACATGGACGCCTCACAGCGGCGTGCGATCATGCAGGCCTTCGGTATTGCAGCGCAGGGCGGGATGCTGAAATTTTCGCGCGAGCACGAGACCGAAGCGGACAAGATCGGCCTCGATTTGCTGGTGCGGGCTTGTTACGATCCGCGGGAGGCACCGGAACTCTGGCAGCGAATGGGCAAGATCAGCGGTGGCCAGCGTCCACCGGAATGGATGAGCACGCACCCGGCCAGCGAGACACGGGCCGAGAACTTCCGTAAATGGATGCCGGAGGCGATTGCGGAATATGAAAGCCGTTGCGGCCCGTTAAGGTAG
- a CDS encoding 2OG-Fe(II) oxygenase, whose translation MTAIAPVVPPPGDNRLGAILGDLASKGWSWQPHMLPDALYLALRAEVLDANTEGDLAPAGIGREADFQLDRSIRKSRIAWMDGTTPAQAGFLQWAEQLREALNRGLLIGLFEFEACFAVYQPGEFYDRHIDSFEGPRNRVVSLVVYLNEDWDGENGGALVVWPEGADESAEPSANILPERAGVVFMLSETIPHAVEVTKASRFGIAAWWRVNPSIQGHIDPLA comes from the coding sequence ATGACGGCCATTGCCCCTGTGGTGCCCCCGCCCGGCGATAACCGCCTCGGCGCAATCCTTGGCGATCTCGCGTCAAAGGGCTGGAGCTGGCAACCGCACATGTTGCCCGATGCCCTGTACCTCGCCTTACGTGCAGAAGTGCTGGATGCGAACACGGAAGGCGACCTGGCACCTGCGGGGATCGGCCGGGAGGCGGACTTCCAGCTAGACCGGTCGATCCGCAAATCCCGGATCGCCTGGATGGATGGCACGACACCGGCACAGGCAGGTTTCCTGCAGTGGGCAGAGCAACTGCGTGAAGCCCTGAACCGCGGCCTCCTGATCGGCCTGTTCGAATTCGAAGCCTGCTTCGCTGTCTACCAGCCGGGGGAATTCTACGACCGCCACATTGACAGCTTTGAAGGGCCGCGCAACCGGGTCGTGTCCCTCGTTGTGTACCTCAATGAAGACTGGGACGGGGAGAATGGCGGGGCGCTTGTTGTCTGGCCGGAAGGCGCCGATGAATCCGCTGAACCATCCGCCAACATTCTGCCAGAACGCGCAGGTGTCGTATTCATGCTCTCTGAAACCATTCCGCATGCTGTCGAAGTGACGAAGGCATCACGGTTCGGCATTGCCGCATGGTGGCGGGTGAACCCGTCGATCCAGGGGCATATCGATCCCCTCGCCTAG
- the mnmA gene encoding tRNA 2-thiouridine(34) synthase MnmA: MTDTNTAAWTGGVNSLGFAKAPADTRVVAAMSGGVDSSVVAAMLKAEGYDVIGITLQLYDHGAAIEKKGACCAGQDIHDARNVADMIGIPHYVLDYESKFREQVMEDFADTYLAGSTPIPCIRCNQTVKFSDLLKTAKELGADCLATGHYIRRTDGPELHRAADASRDQSYFLFATTREQLDFLRFPLGDLPKTEVRELADRFHLPVASKPDSQDICFVPEGSYANVVEKLRPGAGRGGDIVHLDGQVLGQHKGVIHYTIGQRRGLGVATGEPLFVVKIDAPNRRVIVGPREALMTSGLLLEELNWIGTGSLEKAADAGAPVLVRVRSTRPPVPGRLGWHGDTPVIWFDEPEEGVARGQAAVLYDPDGGTRILGGGFILRAIPADERIAAA, encoded by the coding sequence ATGACTGATACGAACACGGCTGCCTGGACGGGCGGCGTCAATTCCCTTGGATTCGCAAAAGCGCCGGCCGATACGCGCGTCGTCGCCGCCATGTCTGGCGGGGTCGACTCCTCCGTTGTCGCTGCCATGCTGAAAGCGGAAGGCTATGATGTCATCGGCATCACGCTGCAGCTGTACGACCATGGCGCTGCCATTGAGAAAAAAGGCGCCTGCTGCGCCGGGCAGGACATTCACGACGCGCGGAACGTCGCCGACATGATCGGCATTCCGCACTATGTGCTGGACTACGAGTCGAAGTTTCGCGAGCAGGTGATGGAAGATTTCGCCGACACCTATCTTGCCGGGTCGACGCCGATCCCCTGCATCCGGTGTAATCAGACGGTCAAATTCTCCGACCTCCTGAAAACCGCGAAAGAGCTTGGCGCTGACTGCCTTGCGACAGGTCACTACATCCGCCGGACCGACGGGCCGGAGCTGCATCGGGCGGCGGATGCCTCCCGCGATCAGTCCTATTTTCTGTTCGCCACAACGCGGGAACAGCTGGATTTCCTGCGTTTCCCGTTGGGCGACCTGCCCAAGACCGAAGTGCGGGAGCTTGCTGACCGGTTCCATCTGCCGGTGGCGTCAAAGCCGGATAGCCAGGACATCTGTTTCGTGCCGGAAGGCTCCTATGCCAATGTCGTCGAGAAACTTCGTCCGGGGGCCGGGCGGGGCGGCGATATCGTGCATCTCGACGGTCAGGTGCTGGGCCAGCACAAAGGGGTCATCCATTACACGATCGGCCAGCGCCGAGGTCTGGGCGTCGCGACCGGGGAGCCACTCTTCGTGGTCAAGATCGACGCGCCGAACCGCCGCGTGATCGTCGGTCCGCGGGAAGCATTGATGACATCCGGCCTGCTGCTGGAAGAGCTGAACTGGATCGGCACAGGAAGCCTTGAAAAGGCCGCTGATGCGGGCGCGCCTGTGCTCGTCCGCGTGCGGTCTACCCGGCCGCCCGTCCCGGGCCGGCTTGGCTGGCACGGTGACACGCCGGTGATTTGGTTCGATGAACCGGAAGAAGGCGTGGCACGCGGTCAGGCGGCCGTCCTGTACGATCCGGATGGCGGTACGCGCATTCTTGGTGGCGGGTTTATCCTGCGGGCCATTCCGGCAGATGAGCGGATTGCCGCGGCCTGA
- a CDS encoding glycine zipper domain-containing protein, with protein sequence MTFPVKLMAIGASAAVLAACTSSGTTERNAAYGAAAGAVAGAVIGNNVGDGDAERGAIIGGAIGGAAGAAKGCTEAEDCNMPGVKDQETERDSDGDGVANAYDRYPYDSSRR encoded by the coding sequence ATGACCTTCCCCGTGAAATTGATGGCCATTGGCGCCAGCGCTGCTGTTCTGGCAGCATGTACCTCCAGCGGCACAACGGAACGCAACGCAGCGTATGGCGCAGCAGCAGGCGCCGTTGCCGGCGCTGTGATCGGCAACAATGTCGGCGATGGCGATGCTGAACGCGGCGCAATCATCGGCGGGGCGATCGGCGGCGCCGCCGGCGCTGCGAAAGGTTGCACCGAAGCTGAAGACTGCAACATGCCCGGCGTGAAAGACCAGGAAACCGAGCGGGATTCCGACGGTGACGGCGTCGCAAACGCCTATGATCGCTATCCCTATGACAGCTCGCGCCGGTAA
- the carB gene encoding carbamoyl-phosphate synthase large subunit — MPKRTDISSILVIGAGPIIIGQACEFDYSGVQAVKALKDEGYRIILVNSNPATIMTDPGLADATYIEPITPEIVEKIIEAEKPDALLPTMGGQTALNCALDLHYAGTLEKHGVELIGARAEAIEMAEDRALFREAMDRIGLENPRATIVSSPRDEKGKYDRITGLKRAMDALDVVGLPAIIRPAYTLGGTGGGVAYNVEEYEEICRSGLAASPNAQILIDESLLGWKEYEMEVIRDTADNAIIICSIENIDPMGVHTGDSITVAPALTLTDKEYQVMRNASLAVLREIGVETGGSNVQFAVNPEDGRLVVIEMNPRVSRSSALASKATGFPIAKIAAKLAVGYTLDELDNDITGVTPASFEPTIDYVVTKIPRFAFEKYKGTEPVLTTAMKSVGEAMAIGRNFKESFQKALNSLETGLTGLNELPFEDETKLRAALAVQSPDRVRVVAEAFRMGLSVDDVYAITSIDKWFLRQFEEIVAAENAIRAQGLPDDAFALTDIKAMGFSDKRLAELTGKTEEAVRDQRHALDIRPVYKRIDTCAAEFAAKTPYLYSTYEHPLFGQEKADCESLPTAREKVVILGGGPNRIGQGIEFDYCCCHAAFAMEELGMESIMVNCNPETVSTDYDTSDRLYFEPLTDEHVLEIINKESGTGHLRGVIVQFGGQTPLKLANPLDQKNIPILGTSPASIDLAEDREQFAALLDSLGIQQAPSRTARSVEEAEVKAHEIGYPVMLRPSFVLGGRAMEIARDDKDLRKFAAEALQVSGDASLFIDRYLSDATEVDVDAICDGENVHVAGIMEHIEEAGVHSGDSACALPPFTLSAALQERLAEQTIALARELKVRGLINIQFAVKGEEIYVLEANPRASRTVPFVAKAVGAPIAAIAAKVMAGESLTAFDLTKAHPRRVAVKEAVFPFARFPGVDPQLGPEMRSTGEVMGWDDDFGTAFLKSQMGCGVLLPAEGAVFISVKDSDKNGAVEAARELVALGFTLVATSGTAAHLKAEGLPVRSINKYNEGQPHIVDAIINGEIQLVFNTTEGATSIADSASIRRTAVAHKIPYYTTLAASIASVRAITSMTSREISVRALQSA, encoded by the coding sequence ATGCCAAAGCGCACAGATATTAGCTCCATCCTCGTCATCGGGGCCGGACCGATCATCATCGGACAGGCCTGCGAATTCGACTATTCCGGCGTCCAGGCTGTGAAAGCCCTGAAGGATGAAGGCTATCGCATCATCCTCGTAAATTCGAACCCGGCGACGATCATGACGGATCCGGGATTGGCAGACGCGACCTATATCGAACCGATCACGCCGGAGATCGTCGAGAAGATCATCGAAGCGGAAAAGCCGGATGCCCTGCTGCCAACAATGGGCGGCCAGACGGCTCTGAACTGCGCGCTGGACCTGCATTATGCCGGCACGCTCGAAAAGCACGGTGTCGAACTGATCGGCGCCCGGGCGGAAGCCATCGAAATGGCAGAAGACCGCGCCCTCTTCCGCGAAGCCATGGACCGGATCGGCCTGGAAAACCCGCGCGCGACCATCGTGTCGTCGCCGCGCGACGAGAAGGGCAAGTATGACCGCATCACAGGCCTGAAACGGGCCATGGACGCGCTCGACGTGGTTGGGCTGCCAGCCATCATCCGCCCAGCCTACACGCTCGGCGGCACCGGTGGCGGCGTTGCCTACAATGTCGAGGAATATGAAGAGATCTGCCGATCCGGCCTCGCCGCCTCGCCGAACGCCCAGATCCTGATCGATGAGAGCCTGCTCGGCTGGAAAGAGTATGAGATGGAGGTGATCCGCGACACGGCGGACAATGCCATCATCATCTGTTCCATCGAGAATATCGACCCGATGGGCGTCCACACCGGCGACTCCATCACGGTTGCCCCTGCCCTGACGCTCACCGACAAGGAATACCAGGTGATGCGTAACGCGTCGCTTGCAGTGCTGCGCGAGATCGGTGTCGAGACGGGCGGATCGAACGTCCAGTTCGCCGTGAACCCTGAAGACGGCCGGCTGGTTGTCATCGAGATGAACCCGCGCGTGTCGCGCTCGTCTGCGCTGGCGTCCAAGGCAACCGGATTCCCGATTGCGAAGATCGCCGCAAAGCTCGCCGTCGGCTACACGCTGGATGAGCTGGACAACGACATCACCGGTGTGACGCCCGCATCGTTCGAACCGACCATCGATTATGTTGTCACCAAGATTCCGCGTTTCGCCTTTGAGAAATACAAGGGCACCGAACCGGTCCTGACCACCGCGATGAAGTCAGTCGGCGAAGCCATGGCCATCGGCCGGAACTTCAAGGAAAGCTTCCAGAAAGCGCTGAACTCTCTGGAAACCGGCCTGACCGGCCTGAACGAACTGCCTTTCGAAGACGAGACAAAGCTGCGCGCTGCACTGGCCGTACAGTCTCCTGACCGCGTGCGTGTCGTGGCCGAAGCCTTCCGCATGGGCCTCAGCGTGGACGACGTCTACGCCATCACCTCGATCGACAAATGGTTCCTGCGCCAGTTTGAAGAGATCGTGGCCGCCGAAAACGCGATCCGCGCGCAAGGCCTGCCGGATGATGCATTCGCATTGACCGACATCAAGGCGATGGGGTTTTCCGACAAACGCCTCGCAGAACTGACGGGCAAGACAGAAGAGGCCGTGCGTGACCAGCGTCATGCGCTGGATATCCGCCCTGTCTACAAACGTATCGACACCTGCGCCGCCGAGTTCGCGGCAAAGACACCTTACCTGTATTCCACCTACGAACACCCGCTGTTCGGCCAGGAAAAAGCCGACTGCGAGTCCCTGCCGACAGCACGGGAAAAAGTGGTGATCCTTGGCGGCGGTCCGAACCGGATCGGCCAGGGCATCGAATTCGACTATTGCTGCTGCCACGCCGCCTTCGCCATGGAAGAGCTCGGCATGGAGTCGATCATGGTGAACTGCAACCCGGAAACGGTGTCTACGGACTATGATACGTCTGACCGGCTCTATTTTGAACCGCTGACCGATGAGCACGTACTGGAGATCATCAACAAGGAAAGCGGCACGGGTCATTTGCGTGGCGTAATCGTTCAGTTTGGCGGGCAAACGCCGCTGAAGCTCGCCAATCCGCTCGACCAGAAAAACATTCCGATCCTCGGCACCAGCCCTGCGTCCATTGATCTGGCAGAAGACCGCGAGCAGTTCGCCGCCCTGCTCGACAGTCTGGGCATCCAGCAAGCGCCGTCCCGTACCGCGCGCAGTGTGGAAGAAGCCGAGGTCAAGGCGCACGAGATCGGTTATCCTGTCATGCTGCGGCCGAGTTTCGTTCTCGGCGGGCGCGCGATGGAAATTGCGCGCGACGACAAGGACCTGCGCAAGTTTGCCGCCGAGGCGCTTCAGGTCTCCGGTGACGCATCGCTGTTCATCGACCGCTACCTGTCCGACGCAACCGAAGTGGATGTCGACGCGATCTGCGATGGCGAGAATGTGCACGTTGCAGGCATTATGGAACACATTGAGGAAGCGGGTGTCCACTCCGGCGACTCCGCCTGTGCCCTGCCGCCTTTCACCCTTTCGGCCGCGCTGCAGGAACGTCTCGCAGAGCAAACGATCGCACTCGCACGTGAGCTGAAGGTACGCGGCCTGATCAACATCCAGTTCGCCGTGAAGGGCGAGGAAATTTATGTGCTGGAAGCCAACCCGCGCGCCAGCCGGACCGTGCCGTTCGTCGCCAAAGCCGTGGGCGCCCCCATCGCAGCGATCGCCGCCAAGGTCATGGCGGGTGAGTCACTGACTGCATTTGATCTGACAAAGGCCCATCCGCGCCGGGTGGCCGTGAAGGAAGCTGTTTTCCCTTTCGCCCGCTTCCCGGGTGTGGATCCGCAACTTGGTCCCGAAATGCGCTCGACGGGCGAAGTCATGGGCTGGGACGACGATTTCGGCACCGCCTTCCTCAAGAGCCAGATGGGCTGCGGTGTGCTCCTGCCCGCCGAGGGAGCGGTATTCATTTCGGTGAAGGATTCGGACAAAAACGGCGCTGTTGAAGCCGCCCGCGAGCTCGTAGCCCTCGGTTTCACCCTTGTTGCAACGTCGGGAACGGCGGCGCATCTGAAAGCGGAAGGCCTGCCTGTGCGCTCTATCAACAAGTATAATGAGGGCCAGCCCCACATTGTGGACGCCATAATCAACGGCGAGATCCAGCTGGTTTTCAACACGACGGAAGGCGCAACATCCATTGCTGACAGCGCCTCGATCCGCCGTACCGCCGTGGCGCACAAGATCCCTTACTACACCACGCTGGCCGCTTCGATTGCGTCGGTTCGGGCCATCACGAGCATGACATCGAGGGAAATCTCCGTGCGCGCCTTGCAATCGGCATAA